A stretch of DNA from Juglans microcarpa x Juglans regia isolate MS1-56 chromosome 5D, Jm3101_v1.0, whole genome shotgun sequence:
CAAATTGAAACTTTGATGAAGATCTATGCATAGattaatataatgaaaaatcCATATAGAGAAGTTCTAAAATGAGTGATTGGTTCTTAATACTGTGCTTGTAGTTTCATTCATCAGAAAAACAGGATGCGATCTATCTTACCCAATCAAGAAGACACACAAAATCATCTGTTGGACGGAATTTCATGTTGTTCTTTCCAGCAACAAGTTCCAATGCAACAATCCCAAAACTATATACATCTGCTTTATATGTTAAATACCCCCATAATGCATATTCTGGTGCCATGTATCCTCTGCAAAGAAAACCATTATATTAGCAAGTTGATAATTGATCTAGTCATGCACCATTAGCCATAGATGAAAAGCAAAACACATTCTTTTGCTGCATTCTGCAGTTGCaattttatgagaaatttgAACTATAGAATTGGGGAAAACAGAACATGCAGATTATTTCCGAGTGTATAATTTAGGAATACTTCCTAAAGAGAAAAACACCAACTGAGAGTACATTTGGGTTGTGAATGCAGAAGCtgagataaaaaatttcctACTTATACTTGAGCCAGGATCTTTTCCCTGGTATTGGGCCAAATTAGACCTGTTTACAGGGAATTCAATTGCTGTCATGTCTTATTAACTTCTATGGTAGCAACTTGACTTTAGAGACATCGTGATCCATATGGTtcacaaaaagaagagaagaataaCTTGAGCAGAATGAGAAAAGAAAGTAGCTCACATAGTTCCTGCGACTCGGGTGCTAATGTGGGTGTTTTCCTCCTCATCAAGCTTGGCCAATCCAAAGTCGGAAATCTTAGGGTTAAGATCCCTATCCAGTAGTACATTGGTAGTTTTAATGTCCCTATGAACAATTTTCAGTGGCGATTCCTCATGCAAGAAAGCCAGACCTCTTGCTATGCCAACACATATTTTTTGTCTTGTATGCCAGTCCAATTTCACTGGGCCTTCCTCTGGACCTGCAGTTGATGTAGATAGCTCAATCAATGATATCAGAAATTTTTAGTTTCATCCTGTGTGATTTAAGACATTTGATTCCCCTTCTTTccaaaattattacaatttgcTTTCCAAAGATGAAAAATTATGCTTACCAAACAAAGCATGTGCAAGGCTATTGTTTTCCATGTATTCATATACCAACAACAGTTGATTCCGTTCAATGCAGCATCCATACAGTCTAACGACATTTGGATGCTGTATACCAGATATCATGCCTATCTCATTCACGAATTCTCGATTTCCTTGCTTTGATCTAGACGAAAGTTGCTTAACAGCAATTATGGTGCCATCCAATAACGTTCCCTGTTGagagtataatttttattatgtttttctgTAAGGTATATTTGAGAATTTCACAGACCAGTGCAAAtctgaaagggaaaaaataaaaaaatctaaatgtagtcatataaataataaatatagatgaCAATGACCTTGTATACAGATCCAAAGCCACCTTCCCCAAGCTTGTTTGCAGCATCAAAATTGTTTGTGGCAGCTTTGATTTGCCTGAAGGTAAAAAAACCAGTTTGCAGATCTAATCCTTTTAGATCTGTAAAAGAAACAAGGTTAAGATGTTGGACTCTATTGTAAAGCATTTATAAAACATACATCTCAACTAAACTACCATGTTCCCGTGATGTCCTGCCTCCTAAATAGCCTTTCCACCGAAGAATTCCTAAAATTGTGAAAACCAGGGCTGACACCAAAAGTACGGTTCCAAGTGCGAGAAATATCTTCCTTTTCCTATCATCAGGAGGATGGAaatctgccaaaaaaaaaaaaaaaaaaagaagaagaaagaaagtaaCTATTGAAAGTGACTGTAGTAGCGCTGTCAATCAAGTGCAAAAGAGGATAATACTCAATGGTTCAAGACACAGGCTATTTCATGATCAGGAACAAAAGTTATGAATTAGAAAAAACATTTGTTAAGCCTTTCAATAAGCAGCACATCAACCTTCTTTCAAGTAATGTATTTTGCATCCAATAGTTATTGTGCCTGCTTCAGCATCCACTATATGCTCTATGCATCCATTATTTCTTTAAATCTACTGTTCAATTAGACGTGGAAAACAGCAAACTCCAACACTTAATAGAATGGCAGTGAGAGGAGGAGGCATACTATAGTCATGTCTCCCCATGTTAAAAGAAATATGGAACATACAACTTATGTCACTTACTAGAGTCTATGGAGATAGCTGATATAAGAGGACCATATGTTCCTCTCCTTGGGACATCTTGTGTCCCTTTTCCAGCCCAATAAAAGTGGATCTCCAAAGTTTTATTTGTAACAACTGCGGTAAAATTCCTAATGAGTGGTTTGTCGACTCCTCCTGCTTCtttttcaatatcaaaatccTTCAGGACCAGTTTATCCTGCAGCAAAGAACTTCAGTTAATTTATCTTCTATATCAACATAGAAGACAAAATAAGCTGGTTGGCAAGCAGTACCTGGATATAAACATCAAAAATCCGTCTTCCAACACTGTAAAAGGATCTGTTGTTTCTCAGGATTATCTCCGCAAAGTGAAGTTTCACAGTATAGTTTCCCTTTGCCAAGCAGCGCGCATAATATGTGAGAGAAAGTGGAGAGAGACGTGCATTCTTGTACAATTCAAAATCGTTCATTCTGAGCATGGATACATTTTCTGCAATATAGTCCTTTGAGGTACTCCAAACATCCCAGAAATCTCCAGTGCTACTAAAGCCCCAAGTATAATCTTTCATTAGAACAAATTTTGCAGCACCTCCCTGTTCTAAATCCGCTTCATACTTGATGCTTCCAATAGTTGTTGCATTTCCACCACAATTTATATGTAAAGAGTAACGATCTAGAGAGAGCAACATTTAAAAGGTAACAGATTCAAATGAACATAGTAGAACTCATATTCAATtatctttaataatttaatcGTGTTTGTATCTCAtccagaataaaatattgtccaAATTCTTCTCCTTTCTGAATAAACCAACACTGAAGCGGAAGGCCTACTATTAGTGATTGAAGCATCTAATTCTAGTTTGGTTTGGACAGATATATACCTTTTGAGCATGGATTGTCCCTCAGACACTCCGTAAGTATTCTACAATAAAACATAACATAAGAAAGAAGAATTAGCATGTTTATGactaaaattgaaatgaaaaagaaaataaagagagcaTTCCTTTTTCCTTAAAAGTTAATAACTTGGAAGCTTACGAGTTGTCTGTTCCAGAAAAGCTTCTGAACAAATTTCTGTTGAATTATCAACGAGTTAATTTCAAGgatgaaataagaaataaatgaaaagtgaAAGGCTCCAATACTCAAACTAAGTTGACACTTTAAGGGGGAAAAGCTTTCTTACAGGGTGTCTGGACAAGTATTCGGCGCAGAGCTTGCAGAAAAATTGTTGTAAGAAACATCTATTTGGCTGCACAAAACATAATTCCTTTCATCTTCATAATTCCCCTCcctaacaatatatatatatatatattcaagctGTTGATTTCTAATACTAACCGAACTAATTTGGACAGATATCataccaaaaataatttcataattcaGAGAGCTGTATACAAACTTATGACCTTTTTAACCACCTAGAAGCACAAGCTTTGTAGGTCTTTTTGCCATAATTACATGCAGATTAAAACCGAATTGTGAACAGAAATCAATGATGTAATGGCATATGATCTTACCAGAgacaaatcaagaaaatttgaataatgtaatgaaaattGACACTATTTCTTGGTGGCACCACATGGATGAAGATACAAATGAAGCTGCCAAATGGGATTATTTCACCCATTTCACAACAAATGTTCTAGGAATAACACCTAAAGAGGTCAGGAGAAGAAACCCCATCTAGAGTAAGATTTCATGCatatgaatttagatgtataaAACGTTACACATTTGTTGACACAAcgtttcaaattattttaaacttaaaataccAAATTTTTGGTTATTTAACAGAAAAATGGATGACTTGACTCAACAGAAGCAAAGATCatgctttgaaaattatattatagataaacGAATATGCTTCTG
This window harbors:
- the LOC121264532 gene encoding probable LRR receptor-like serine/threonine-protein kinase At1g07650 isoform X2; its protein translation is MSEHKLGVFQILKVICLMCAVEALREIAAQLGKKDWNFRVNPCNDSSWITPLSEERPLYNNTVNCNCSYPNGVCHVVKIFLKGQDLGGTLPPAVVKLPYLKAIDLNRNYLSGSIPREWASTKMEYLSISANNLSGRIDHLGNITTLQALSIESNLFSGPIPPELGNLVDLEILILNANNLTGGLPIALTNLTRLKNLRISSNNFTGRMPDFFRSWKQLQALEIQASGLKGPIPSSISVLTNLTELRISDLIGEGSAFPPLQNMGGLVNLMLRSCNISGKIPPYISEMTKLKKLDLSFNRLEGDIPNFGVLTSLDTIYLTGNLLNGPIPEWIKGRDSRYQIDVSYNNFSASSAPNTCPDTLNLFRSFSGTDNSILTECLRDNPCSKDRYSLHINCGGNATTIGSIKYEADLEQGGAAKFVLMKDYTWGFSSTGDFWDVWSTSKDYIAENVSMLRMNDFELYKNARLSPLSLTYYARCLAKGNYTVKLHFAEIILRNNRSFYSVGRRIFDVYIQDKLVLKDFDIEKEAGGVDKPLIRNFTAVVTNKTLEIHFYWAGKGTQDVPRRGTYGPLISAISIDSNFHPPDDRKRKIFLALGTVLLVSALVFTILGILRWKGYLGGRTSREHDLKGLDLQTGFFTFRQIKAATNNFDAANKLGEGGFGSVYKGTLLDGTIIAVKQLSSRSKQGNREFVNEIGMISGIQHPNVVRLYGCCIERNQLLLVYEYMENNSLAHALFGPEEGPVKLDWHTRQKICVGIARGLAFLHEESPLKIVHRDIKTTNVLLDRDLNPKISDFGLAKLDEEENTHISTRVAGTIGYMAPEYALWGYLTYKADVYSFGIVALELVAGKNNMKFRPTDDFVCLLDWALVLQQKGNLMELVDPRLGSNFSKEEAARMVKVALLCTNPSPALRPTMSAVVSMLEGRTAVHELIMDPSIYGDESRFKALRDQFDQILENSSTDVQSLVHSTDATWIGSSSALSSRS
- the LOC121264532 gene encoding probable LRR receptor-like serine/threonine-protein kinase At1g07650 isoform X3 — encoded protein: MEYLSISANNLSGRIDHLGNITTLQALSIESNLFSGPIPPELGNLVDLEILILNANNLTGGLPIALTNLTRLKNLRISSNNFTGRMPDFFRSWKQLQALEIQASGLKGPIPSSISVLTNLTELRISDLIGEGSAFPPLQNMGGLVNLMLRSCNISGKIPPYISEMTKLKKLDLSFNRLEGDIPNFGVLTSLDTIYLTGNLLNGPIPEWIKGRDSRYQIDVSYNNFSASSAPNTCPDTLNLFRSFSGTDNSILTECLRDNPCSKDRYSLHINCGGNATTIGSIKYEADLEQGGAAKFVLMKDYTWGFSSTGDFWDVWSTSKDYIAENVSMLRMNDFELYKNARLSPLSLTYYARCLAKGNYTVKLHFAEIILRNNRSFYSVGRRIFDVYIQDKLVLKDFDIEKEAGGVDKPLIRNFTAVVTNKTLEIHFYWAGKGTQDVPRRGTYGPLISAISIDSNFHPPDDRKRKIFLALGTVLLVSALVFTILGILRWKGYLGGRTSREHDLKGLDLQTGFFTFRQIKAATNNFDAANKLGEGGFGSVYKGTLLDGTIIAVKQLSSRSKQGNREFVNEIGMISGIQHPNVVRLYGCCIERNQLLLVYEYMENNSLAHALFGPEEGPVKLDWHTRQKICVGIARGLAFLHEESPLKIVHRDIKTTNVLLDRDLNPKISDFGLAKLDEEENTHISTRVAGTIGYMAPEYALWGYLTYKADVYSFGIVALELVAGKNNMKFRPTDDFVCLLDWALVLQQKGNLMELVDPRLGSNFSKEEAARMVKVALLCTNPSPALRPTMSAVVSMLEGRTAVHELIMDPSIYGDESRFKALRDQFDQILENSSTDVQSLVHSTDATWIGSSSALSSRS
- the LOC121264532 gene encoding probable LRR receptor-like serine/threonine-protein kinase At1g07650 isoform X1 encodes the protein MTYQRHSSKTRFTFLMLILLMCIGAKNVRAQAGRLPDSEVEALREIAAQLGKKDWNFRVNPCNDSSWITPLSEERPLYNNTVNCNCSYPNGVCHVVKIFLKGQDLGGTLPPAVVKLPYLKAIDLNRNYLSGSIPREWASTKMEYLSISANNLSGRIDHLGNITTLQALSIESNLFSGPIPPELGNLVDLEILILNANNLTGGLPIALTNLTRLKNLRISSNNFTGRMPDFFRSWKQLQALEIQASGLKGPIPSSISVLTNLTELRISDLIGEGSAFPPLQNMGGLVNLMLRSCNISGKIPPYISEMTKLKKLDLSFNRLEGDIPNFGVLTSLDTIYLTGNLLNGPIPEWIKGRDSRYQIDVSYNNFSASSAPNTCPDTLNLFRSFSGTDNSILTECLRDNPCSKDRYSLHINCGGNATTIGSIKYEADLEQGGAAKFVLMKDYTWGFSSTGDFWDVWSTSKDYIAENVSMLRMNDFELYKNARLSPLSLTYYARCLAKGNYTVKLHFAEIILRNNRSFYSVGRRIFDVYIQDKLVLKDFDIEKEAGGVDKPLIRNFTAVVTNKTLEIHFYWAGKGTQDVPRRGTYGPLISAISIDSNFHPPDDRKRKIFLALGTVLLVSALVFTILGILRWKGYLGGRTSREHDLKGLDLQTGFFTFRQIKAATNNFDAANKLGEGGFGSVYKGTLLDGTIIAVKQLSSRSKQGNREFVNEIGMISGIQHPNVVRLYGCCIERNQLLLVYEYMENNSLAHALFGPEEGPVKLDWHTRQKICVGIARGLAFLHEESPLKIVHRDIKTTNVLLDRDLNPKISDFGLAKLDEEENTHISTRVAGTIGYMAPEYALWGYLTYKADVYSFGIVALELVAGKNNMKFRPTDDFVCLLDWALVLQQKGNLMELVDPRLGSNFSKEEAARMVKVALLCTNPSPALRPTMSAVVSMLEGRTAVHELIMDPSIYGDESRFKALRDQFDQILENSSTDVQSLVHSTDATWIGSSSALSSRS